The Pseudomonas eucalypticola genome has a window encoding:
- the rfaP gene encoding lipopolysaccharide core heptose(I) kinase RfaP encodes MKLILAEPFKSLWAGRDPFVEVEALQGEVYRELEARRTLRTEVDGRGYFVKIHRGIGWGEIVKNLVTAKLPVLGAGQEWQAIQRLQAVGVPTMTAVAYGERNSNPADQHSFIITQELAPTVSLEDFSINWRSEPPQPALKRALIAEVARMTGMMHRAGVNHRDCYICHFLLHTDKPVTAQDFKLSVIDLHRAQTRPAITRRWRNKDLAALYFSALDIGLTRRDKLRFLRGYFQQPLRQVLKEETRLLAWLEGKAEKLYARKVRYGDAL; translated from the coding sequence ATGAAGTTGATCCTTGCCGAGCCGTTCAAGAGCCTGTGGGCCGGGCGCGACCCCTTCGTGGAAGTGGAAGCGTTGCAAGGCGAGGTGTACCGCGAGCTGGAGGCCCGGCGCACCTTGCGTACCGAGGTTGACGGCCGCGGCTACTTCGTCAAGATCCACCGCGGCATCGGCTGGGGCGAGATCGTCAAGAACCTGGTCACTGCCAAGCTGCCGGTGCTGGGCGCAGGCCAAGAGTGGCAGGCCATCCAGCGCCTGCAGGCAGTGGGCGTGCCGACCATGACGGCGGTGGCCTATGGCGAGCGCAATAGCAACCCGGCCGACCAGCACTCGTTCATCATCACCCAGGAGCTGGCGCCCACCGTCAGCCTCGAAGACTTCAGCATCAACTGGCGCAGCGAGCCGCCGCAGCCTGCGCTCAAGCGCGCGCTGATCGCCGAAGTGGCGCGCATGACCGGCATGATGCACCGTGCCGGGGTGAATCACCGTGACTGCTACATCTGCCACTTTCTGCTGCACACCGACAAACCGGTGACCGCCCAGGACTTCAAGCTCTCGGTCATCGACCTGCACCGCGCCCAGACCCGCCCGGCCATCACCCGCCGCTGGCGCAACAAGGACCTGGCCGCCCTGTATTTCTCGGCCCTGGACATTGGCCTGACCCGCCGCGACAAACTGCGCTTCCTGCGTGGCTACTTTCAGCAACCGCTGCGCCAAGTGCTCAAGGAAGAAACACGCCTGCTGGCCTGGCTGGAAGGCAAGGCGGAAAAGCTCTATGCCCGCAAAGTGCGGTACGGGGATGCGCTCTGA
- a CDS encoding lipopolysaccharide kinase InaA family protein, whose protein sequence is MAGWNLEPGYAHLHADFGSLDAVFALQGERLTRDPLSEVIRVNRDGVNYYVKRYTGAGKGLRRYLGRPRVKSEWQNLKRFAKWGIPTAEIAAWGLERKGAAFHRGALITRELPNTEDLSALAERHDARLKDRTWVDNISQQLARATRAMHDEHFTHNDLKWRNLLVDDQNTLFFIDCPNGAFWVSFWLRYRITKDLACLDKVAKYQLSNTQRLRFYLQYRRRQRLNASDKRRIRHIITFFEGRE, encoded by the coding sequence ATGGCTGGTTGGAACCTTGAACCTGGCTACGCGCACCTGCACGCCGACTTCGGCAGCCTGGACGCGGTGTTCGCGCTGCAGGGCGAGCGCCTGACCCGTGACCCGCTGTCGGAAGTGATACGTGTCAACCGCGACGGTGTGAACTACTACGTCAAGCGCTACACCGGCGCGGGCAAGGGCCTGCGCCGCTACCTGGGGCGCCCGCGGGTGAAGTCCGAGTGGCAGAACCTCAAGCGCTTCGCCAAGTGGGGCATCCCCACCGCCGAAATCGCTGCCTGGGGCCTGGAGCGCAAAGGCGCGGCGTTCCACCGGGGCGCACTCATCACGCGCGAACTGCCCAACACCGAAGACCTGTCGGCCCTTGCCGAGCGCCATGACGCGCGCCTGAAAGACCGAACCTGGGTAGACAACATCAGCCAGCAACTGGCCCGGGCCACCCGCGCCATGCATGACGAACACTTCACTCACAACGACCTGAAGTGGCGCAACCTGCTGGTGGACGACCAGAACACCCTGTTCTTCATCGACTGCCCCAACGGCGCGTTCTGGGTCAGCTTCTGGCTGCGCTACCGCATCACCAAGGACCTGGCCTGCCTGGACAAGGTGGCCAAGTACCAGTTGTCCAACACCCAGCGGCTGCGCTTCTACCTGCAATACCGCCGGCGTCAGCGCCTCAATGCGTCGGACAAGCGCCGTATTCGCCACATCATCACGTTTTTCGAGGGCCGCGAATGA
- a CDS encoding lipopolysaccharide kinase InaA family protein, translating to MSDFIADAEQGLLQRHGLDSFEALWTLQLDPVDEPNTARGGYSQVFRLELEGKGYYLKRQRGYLTRTLHHPLGEPTFSREFRNIRRYQQLAIPALQAAYYGQRKLEGDLCAILMTRALDGWTDLDALLAEWGASTASRRQAILTACGTLARTLHGAGQVHGCFYPKHIFLRQGAHGYQAQLIDLEKTRPALFGRRDRVRDLEPLLRRAPMWGEGDIRTFLAAYLNQDATSPLVQDWLQRLTRRRSHKEGR from the coding sequence ATGAGCGACTTCATCGCCGATGCCGAGCAGGGTTTGCTGCAGCGTCATGGCCTGGACAGTTTCGAGGCTCTGTGGACCCTGCAGCTGGACCCGGTGGACGAGCCCAACACGGCCCGTGGTGGCTACAGCCAGGTATTCCGCCTGGAGCTGGAAGGCAAGGGCTACTACCTCAAGCGGCAGCGCGGTTACCTGACCCGCACCTTGCACCACCCGCTGGGCGAGCCGACGTTTTCCCGCGAGTTTCGCAATATCCGCCGCTATCAGCAGTTGGCGATTCCCGCGTTGCAGGCAGCCTACTACGGCCAGCGCAAGCTGGAAGGCGACCTGTGCGCCATCCTCATGACCCGCGCACTGGACGGCTGGACCGACCTGGACGCCTTGCTGGCCGAATGGGGCGCCTCCACCGCGTCGCGCCGCCAGGCTATCCTGACGGCGTGCGGTACCCTGGCGCGCACGCTGCACGGCGCAGGCCAGGTGCATGGCTGTTTCTACCCCAAGCATATTTTCCTGCGCCAGGGTGCCCACGGTTACCAGGCGCAGTTGATCGACCTGGAAAAAACCCGCCCGGCGCTGTTCGGCCGTCGCGACCGGGTGCGTGACCTCGAGCCCCTGCTGCGGCGTGCGCCCATGTGGGGTGAGGGTGATATTCGTACGTTCCTGGCCGCTTACCTGAATCAGGACGCCACCAGCCCGCTGGTGCAGGACTGGCTGCAACGCCTGACCCGCCGCCGCAGCCACAAGGAGGGCCGCTGA
- a CDS encoding lipopolysaccharide kinase InaA family protein produces the protein MRLAELKDAGRTPALPLTVTLADAAGSAELQLLSLLRVLPGQRYVGAGVWRGRTVLAKLLVGPKAARHFQRERDGVKRLAEQSLTTPQLLVEGLQEGEGGWLLFEYLEGAQSLAQAWAAVEQLPVLADEQTAVLGEALAAVAGMHAKGVWQEDLHLDNLLRHNGQLYLIDGAGVCVEEAGKPLSRQRVLQNLGVFFAQLPKTFEPFTEELLVYYLLANGEHALPLEALQKQVDKVRAWRLKDYLGKVGRECSLFAVRNGAFMLRAIRREEEAAMLPVLDQADALLDQGHLYKTGGAASVGQVTVHGRSLVIKRYNIKSVAHWFKRFWRPSRAWHSWVQGNRLMFLGIATPTPLAVLEERFLWLRRSAYLVTDHLPGPDLIERFAPYIETAEVPEPELLALDQLFADLTRERISHGDLKGHNLFWDNGRWSLIDLDALCQHGSDASFAPAYARDRARFLRNWPADSALHRLLDQRLPTRPAALV, from the coding sequence ATGCGCCTGGCCGAACTCAAGGATGCCGGGCGTACCCCGGCGTTGCCCCTCACTGTCACCCTGGCCGATGCCGCGGGCAGCGCCGAGCTGCAACTGCTCAGCCTGCTGCGGGTGTTGCCGGGCCAGCGCTACGTGGGCGCCGGGGTGTGGCGGGGGCGCACGGTCCTGGCCAAGTTGCTGGTGGGGCCCAAGGCGGCGCGACATTTTCAGCGCGAGCGCGACGGCGTCAAGCGCCTGGCCGAACAGAGCCTGACCACCCCGCAGTTGCTGGTCGAGGGCCTTCAGGAAGGCGAGGGCGGCTGGCTGCTGTTCGAATACCTGGAAGGCGCCCAGAGCCTGGCCCAGGCCTGGGCGGCTGTGGAGCAGTTACCGGTGTTGGCCGACGAGCAGACCGCGGTGCTAGGCGAGGCCCTGGCCGCCGTGGCCGGCATGCACGCCAAGGGCGTATGGCAGGAAGACCTGCACCTGGACAACCTGCTGCGTCACAACGGCCAGCTTTACCTGATCGACGGTGCCGGCGTCTGCGTGGAAGAGGCCGGCAAACCGCTGTCTCGTCAGCGGGTGCTGCAAAACCTGGGCGTGTTCTTTGCCCAGTTGCCCAAGACCTTCGAGCCCTTTACCGAAGAACTGCTGGTGTACTACCTGCTGGCCAACGGCGAGCATGCGCTGCCGCTTGAGGCACTGCAGAAACAGGTGGACAAGGTACGCGCCTGGCGTCTCAAGGACTACCTGGGCAAGGTCGGCCGGGAGTGCAGCCTGTTCGCTGTCAGAAACGGGGCCTTCATGTTGCGCGCCATTCGTCGAGAGGAAGAAGCGGCCATGCTGCCTGTGCTGGACCAGGCCGATGCGCTGCTCGACCAGGGCCACCTATACAAGACCGGTGGTGCCGCCAGTGTTGGCCAGGTGACCGTGCACGGCCGCTCGTTGGTGATCAAGCGCTATAACATCAAGAGCGTGGCGCACTGGTTCAAGCGCTTCTGGCGGCCTAGCCGTGCCTGGCATTCCTGGGTGCAGGGCAACCGCCTGATGTTTCTGGGCATCGCCACACCCACACCGTTGGCCGTCTTGGAGGAGCGCTTCCTGTGGCTGCGCCGCAGCGCCTACCTGGTCACCGACCACCTGCCGGGCCCGGACCTGATCGAGCGCTTTGCGCCCTACATCGAAACGGCCGAAGTGCCCGAACCGGAACTGTTGGCGCTGGACCAGTTGTTCGCCGACCTGACCCGCGAACGCATCAGCCACGGCGACCTCAAGGGTCACAACCTGTTCTGGGACAACGGCCGCTGGTCGCTGATCGACCTCGACGCCCTGTGCCAGCATGGCAGTGATGCCAGCTTCGCTCCGGCCTACGCCCGCGACCGCGCGCGTTTCCTGCGCAATTGGCCGGCTGACAGTGCCTTGCATCGCCTGCTGGACCAACGCCTCCCCACACGCCCTGCCGCTCTCGTGTAG
- a CDS encoding dermonecrotic toxin domain-containing protein, giving the protein MDSPGHIEELEQLDVALDAALADLPTLQDILHTRLHDLLPKLPEEVTPQDFLIDAQPLSEWVHRRLGNPHAPQVAADALTAYRQGGQVHAIVSYPHQLQQLIDLVAGDPAMLHREYLVRYWRVKQVQQAPLALWLKNLLRSQLQAQAALRSLDGTLDNTGKQLLDQLLATPDALGRATIPAFKRPGVYGIRFANRDHSVSITLPCAFVVTQRDARGHYDLSGAFSIPEDHEQTEVPSGADTGTALLSTLGGGLEVFASLQDLYAEVAERLDDDRQATDLLTGLNEAQRQAVLSAEQLIWGPVQGDIFERSASDLRNWQLKQPELEVAAWQGPLELGALGERLKQAAHLGLLFNHQAILRARYAALLEKNLPSWLKAASDEQKIDIMHSLHDLAAALAFAASPGLPTIEQFGERAYLLDYAREAVKKRVQADLGLVIDPASITLSITYAQQTGPIPPPTNPTSSIPGRTREQAGYPVTLVTQRYSLSELALTNIAAFDSDYRLTARVHCPTGQPCKGLTPDYVRDMIRHLNVASSYEQFVRTRLLDSPDAQWRREHYRSVTYARMHAEALKARYAGHLRVDRSERGYQWIRSVLDNPAGPCQVEGHALQVQQLLISGATIRGVLVITAAQPGSVPMQVYYTPDSPDRRPWREYKDSAQWLKTFKATPSLREYLAARAGLSDQAAVRQTLQARGAASRVRLQPIEGDFLDMSYEAQVRQVLSNVDSLSTSTEQMDLNSLLAYGVMLAEAATVTLPTRLLLPIAVARAFLTLWQGLDSLRNEQNDEALKYFMDSISHVAEAGTSLLGATFMARALRKLPVRGPVAVNPSLALRQEPENLRFRIDSPYKEGVYEQVANDGGPSRYYMKDKAGRTYQVLFDGAKWHVVDARNPDAIFKPQIQRNADGELEIVRAVHWLGKVPDVPRLLAEHQRDDVPLPRLDLDARGLAWWQGARYLVIGTFVLAVRKSLRDDRFTLLPPQAQVGHGAAVLLRYSAGWEIKVKQAGVISAWLPVLHFSPGH; this is encoded by the coding sequence ATGGACAGCCCCGGCCATATCGAAGAATTGGAGCAACTGGACGTAGCGCTGGACGCAGCGCTCGCCGATCTACCGACACTGCAGGACATACTGCACACCCGTCTGCACGACCTGTTGCCCAAGCTGCCTGAAGAGGTCACCCCGCAGGATTTCCTCATTGATGCACAACCATTGAGTGAATGGGTGCACCGCCGGTTGGGCAACCCACATGCGCCTCAGGTGGCCGCCGATGCCCTCACCGCCTACCGGCAGGGCGGGCAGGTCCATGCAATAGTGTCTTACCCACACCAGCTGCAACAGTTGATCGATCTGGTAGCCGGCGACCCAGCCATGCTCCACCGTGAGTACCTGGTGCGTTACTGGCGTGTCAAACAGGTACAACAGGCGCCATTGGCACTGTGGCTGAAAAATCTGCTACGCAGCCAGTTGCAGGCGCAGGCAGCGCTGCGCTCCCTGGACGGCACCCTGGACAACACCGGCAAGCAGCTGCTCGACCAATTGCTCGCAACCCCCGACGCCCTCGGGCGGGCCACTATCCCTGCGTTCAAACGCCCTGGGGTGTATGGCATCCGCTTCGCCAACCGCGACCATAGCGTGTCCATCACCCTACCCTGCGCCTTCGTGGTCACCCAGCGCGACGCCCGTGGCCACTATGACCTGTCTGGCGCCTTCAGCATTCCCGAGGACCATGAGCAAACCGAAGTACCCAGTGGTGCCGATACCGGTACAGCGCTGCTCAGCACCCTGGGCGGTGGTCTGGAAGTATTCGCGTCGCTGCAGGATCTTTACGCAGAGGTGGCCGAGCGCCTGGACGACGACCGTCAGGCCACGGACCTGTTGACCGGCTTGAACGAGGCGCAGCGACAGGCCGTGCTGAGTGCAGAACAATTGATATGGGGGCCTGTTCAAGGGGATATCTTCGAGCGCTCGGCCAGCGACCTGCGCAACTGGCAACTCAAGCAGCCGGAACTGGAGGTAGCGGCCTGGCAAGGCCCCCTCGAACTGGGCGCCCTGGGGGAAAGGCTGAAACAGGCCGCCCACCTGGGCCTGCTGTTCAACCACCAGGCCATCCTGCGAGCCCGTTACGCCGCGTTGCTGGAAAAAAACCTGCCATCCTGGCTCAAGGCCGCCAGCGATGAGCAGAAAATCGACATCATGCATTCGTTGCACGACCTGGCGGCGGCCTTGGCCTTCGCCGCAAGCCCGGGATTGCCGACCATTGAGCAGTTCGGGGAGCGCGCCTATCTGCTGGACTATGCGCGTGAGGCTGTGAAGAAACGTGTGCAGGCTGACCTGGGCCTGGTCATCGACCCCGCCAGCATTACGCTCAGCATTACCTATGCGCAGCAAACGGGCCCGATTCCACCGCCCACCAACCCCACCAGCTCGATTCCCGGCCGTACCCGCGAGCAGGCAGGTTACCCCGTCACACTGGTCACCCAACGCTATAGCCTGAGCGAACTGGCATTGACCAACATCGCCGCTTTCGACAGCGACTATCGCCTGACGGCCCGGGTGCACTGCCCAACCGGCCAGCCGTGCAAAGGGCTGACCCCCGACTACGTGAGGGACATGATCCGACACCTGAACGTGGCAAGCAGCTATGAGCAGTTCGTTCGCACCCGCTTGCTGGATTCTCCCGACGCACAATGGCGACGCGAACATTACCGTAGCGTCACCTACGCCCGCATGCACGCCGAAGCGCTCAAGGCCCGGTATGCCGGACACCTGCGCGTGGACCGCAGCGAGCGCGGCTATCAATGGATCCGCAGCGTGCTCGACAACCCGGCAGGCCCCTGCCAGGTAGAAGGCCATGCGCTGCAGGTCCAGCAATTATTGATCAGCGGCGCGACGATCCGCGGCGTGCTGGTGATCACTGCGGCGCAGCCGGGCAGCGTGCCCATGCAGGTCTACTACACCCCAGACTCACCAGACAGGCGACCCTGGCGCGAATACAAGGACAGCGCTCAATGGCTCAAGACCTTCAAGGCCACGCCATCGCTGCGTGAGTATCTGGCCGCCAGGGCAGGGCTGAGCGACCAGGCCGCCGTGCGTCAAACGCTACAGGCACGCGGGGCGGCCAGCCGGGTCCGACTGCAACCCATCGAGGGCGACTTTCTCGACATGAGCTACGAGGCTCAGGTACGCCAGGTATTGAGCAACGTCGACTCCCTGTCCACCTCCACCGAACAAATGGACCTCAACAGCCTGCTGGCGTACGGCGTCATGCTCGCCGAGGCCGCGACCGTCACCCTGCCGACCCGGCTGCTGCTGCCTATCGCCGTGGCCAGGGCATTCCTGACCTTGTGGCAGGGCCTGGACAGCTTGCGCAACGAGCAGAACGACGAAGCCCTTAAATACTTCATGGACAGTATTTCCCATGTCGCGGAAGCAGGGACGTCCCTGCTTGGCGCCACCTTCATGGCCAGAGCCCTGCGCAAGCTGCCCGTGCGCGGCCCTGTAGCGGTCAACCCGAGCCTGGCCTTGCGCCAAGAGCCCGAGAACCTGCGGTTCAGGATAGACAGCCCGTACAAGGAGGGCGTCTACGAACAAGTGGCCAACGACGGCGGCCCCTCCCGGTACTACATGAAAGACAAGGCCGGGCGAACCTATCAGGTGTTGTTCGACGGTGCGAAATGGCACGTCGTGGATGCGCGCAACCCGGATGCCATCTTCAAGCCGCAGATACAGCGAAACGCCGACGGCGAACTGGAGATCGTGCGCGCGGTGCACTGGCTGGGCAAGGTGCCGGACGTGCCAAGGTTGCTGGCCGAGCATCAACGAGACGACGTCCCCTTGCCCCGGCTGGACCTCGACGCGCGGGGCCTGGCCTGGTGGCAGGGCGCCCGCTACCTGGTCATCGGCACCTTCGTCCTGGCAGTACGCAAGAGCCTGCGTGACGACCGTTTCACCTTATTACCTCCCCAGGCACAGGTGGGCCACGGCGCAGCGGTGCTGCTGCGCTACAGCGCGGGCTGGGAAATCAAAGTGAAACAAGCTGGCGTCATCAGTGCCTGGCTACCGGTGCTTCACTTCAGCCCTGGACATTGA
- a CDS encoding TonB-dependent receptor family protein produces MPSAPPFARRRHLLTGLLLASPLAQADTPEIVLDSVVVSGARSESSSFELPYSVDSVTQQQIKDGQLGINASEVLQRVPGLVVQNRQNYAQDLQISSRGFGARSAFGVRGLKLIADGIPASTPDGQGQAATFNLDTAERIEVLRGPAATMYGSNAGGVIQMFSRDGQGAPKVGAETVMGSDGMSKNHVYAEGGIDQDTGFVLDASRMDTDGYRDHSAARRDTTFAKLNLKPDEDSKLALIYSSLEQNGTQDPLGQTWDAYKADPRSVATNALTYNTRKSIDHQQLGANYERYFGDATLQATAYYGTRSVIQYLSIPKGSAADTRGGGVVNFDRTFYGGSLHWVQPILSAPGDLKVIAGLDYDRSQDDRQGYQNYSGDALGVKGSMQRDEIDTATSLDPFIQANWALGDWTLQAGLRHSTMRMDVHDKFLSNGDASGSKDYQQNTPSLSVMYAFNENLHGYVSAGKGFETPTQAEMAYAPGAAEGFNFGLKPSESKQYEIGLKAKVGEGTRINAALFQITTDDELVVADSTDGRTSYQNAGRTLRRGLELSLDSQLSDTWSTQIAYTHLKATYDSDYVSGSGTTAKQVDKGNYLPGVPKDTLFGELKWQPRSWVSTALEGMYRSKVYVEDTNQDKAAPAYAVFNWRTRFEQKVDHWTFHETLRLDNLLDRQYVGSVIVGDSNKRYYEAAPGMSWYAGVGLEYGF; encoded by the coding sequence ATGCCTTCTGCCCCGCCCTTTGCGCGTCGCCGCCACTTGCTCACTGGCCTGTTGCTCGCCAGCCCCCTGGCCCAGGCCGACACCCCCGAAATCGTGCTCGACTCGGTCGTGGTCAGCGGCGCACGCAGTGAAAGCAGCAGCTTCGAACTGCCCTATTCGGTGGACAGCGTCACCCAGCAGCAGATCAAGGATGGCCAATTGGGCATCAATGCCTCCGAAGTGCTGCAGCGGGTGCCCGGCCTGGTGGTGCAGAACCGCCAGAACTACGCCCAGGACCTGCAGATCTCGTCCCGCGGGTTCGGCGCGCGCTCGGCCTTCGGGGTGCGCGGGCTGAAGCTGATCGCTGACGGCATACCGGCCAGCACGCCTGATGGCCAGGGCCAGGCCGCCACGTTCAACCTCGATACCGCCGAGCGCATCGAGGTGCTGCGCGGGCCGGCGGCGACCATGTACGGCAGTAACGCCGGCGGGGTGATCCAGATGTTTTCCCGCGACGGACAAGGCGCGCCGAAAGTGGGCGCGGAGACAGTCATGGGCAGCGACGGCATGAGCAAGAACCACGTCTATGCCGAGGGCGGCATCGATCAAGACACCGGTTTCGTGCTGGACGCCTCACGCATGGACACTGACGGCTACCGCGACCACAGCGCTGCCCGGCGCGACACCACCTTTGCCAAGCTCAACCTCAAGCCCGACGAAGACAGCAAACTGGCGCTGATCTACAGCAGCCTGGAACAAAACGGCACCCAGGACCCGCTGGGCCAGACCTGGGACGCCTACAAGGCAGACCCGCGCTCGGTGGCCACCAACGCATTGACCTACAACACCCGCAAGAGCATCGACCACCAGCAGCTGGGGGCGAACTACGAACGCTATTTCGGCGATGCGACGCTGCAGGCTACGGCCTACTATGGGACGCGCAGCGTGATTCAGTATTTGTCTATTCCCAAGGGCTCGGCCGCCGATACTCGCGGCGGTGGCGTGGTCAACTTCGACCGTACCTTCTATGGCGGCAGCCTGCACTGGGTACAGCCGATCCTCAGTGCACCTGGCGACCTGAAGGTGATCGCCGGCCTGGATTACGACCGCAGCCAGGACGACCGCCAGGGTTATCAGAACTACAGTGGCGATGCACTCGGCGTGAAGGGTTCGATGCAGCGCGACGAAATCGACACCGCCACCAGCCTCGACCCCTTCATCCAGGCCAACTGGGCGCTAGGCGACTGGACCCTGCAAGCCGGCCTGCGCCACAGCACCATGCGCATGGATGTGCATGACAAATTCCTGAGCAACGGCGACGCCAGCGGCAGCAAGGATTATCAGCAGAATACCCCGTCATTGAGCGTGATGTACGCGTTCAACGAAAACCTGCATGGCTATGTCAGCGCCGGCAAAGGCTTCGAAACCCCCACCCAGGCGGAAATGGCCTACGCTCCGGGCGCAGCCGAAGGCTTCAACTTCGGCCTGAAGCCGTCCGAGAGCAAACAGTATGAGATAGGCCTGAAAGCCAAAGTGGGCGAGGGCACGCGTATCAACGCCGCCCTGTTCCAGATCACCACCGACGATGAGCTGGTGGTCGCCGATTCCACCGACGGCCGCACCAGCTACCAGAACGCCGGCCGCACGCTGCGGCGCGGTCTGGAGCTATCGCTGGACAGCCAGTTGAGCGACACCTGGAGCACCCAGATCGCCTACACGCACCTGAAGGCCACCTACGACAGTGACTACGTCAGCGGCAGCGGCACCACGGCCAAGCAGGTAGACAAGGGCAACTACCTGCCCGGGGTGCCGAAGGACACCCTGTTCGGCGAGCTGAAATGGCAGCCGCGCAGTTGGGTCAGCACTGCCCTTGAAGGCATGTACCGCAGCAAGGTGTATGTGGAAGACACCAACCAGGACAAGGCCGCCCCCGCCTACGCGGTGTTCAACTGGCGCACGCGCTTCGAGCAGAAGGTGGACCACTGGACCTTCCACGAAACCCTGCGCCTGGATAACTTGCTCGACCGGCAATACGTGGGCTCGGTGATCGTTGGCGATAGCAACAAGCGGTACTATGAGGCCGCACCCGGTATGTCTTGGTACGCAGGGGTTGGGCTGGAATATGGCTTCTGA
- a CDS encoding carbamoyltransferase family protein, which produces MALTILGLSGALSHDPSAALYIDGKLIAAAEEERFVRDKHAKNRMPYESAKFCLEQAGIKPSDVDVVAIPFAPISLFGKARWHYAKRYWYAPDRALDALLMGNRRYKRYRNKIVWCLEQLGFDPKKIKIEPVEHHLAHASSAYHCSGFKEKTAILGIDGKGEYATTFFGYGENGKIHKIKEFFDPDSLGGLYGAITEFLGFEMLDGEFKVMGMAPYGDASKYDFSRLASFENGELVINTDYANVIGLRRYKEKGKGFYFSPKLIEWLGPKREGDIADEPYIHYAASMQALFEKLALQMIDYYLGDVLKESGKLAFAGGCALNVKLNQKIIARNDVKELFVQPASGDAGTAVGAAAYVSHARGVPVEKMEHVYLGPAYSNEDVIAACARHPSKPTFRKLENMPESIARIMVDGNPVAWFQGRMEFGPRALGGRSIIGCPSVEGVADRINHQIKFRERWRPFCPSMLDTVAPQMIKIDHPAPFMTFTFEVAEEWKTRVPEVVHEDGTSRAQVLKREYNPRYYDMMKALEDLTGNGVSLNTSLNRRGEPMICSPTDALNMFFGSDLQYLIMEDILVVKDGANAYDTLG; this is translated from the coding sequence TTGGCATTGACGATTCTTGGCCTGTCCGGCGCCCTTAGCCATGATCCTTCCGCAGCCCTGTACATCGACGGCAAGCTGATCGCGGCCGCCGAAGAAGAGCGCTTCGTTCGCGATAAACATGCAAAGAACCGCATGCCCTACGAATCGGCGAAGTTCTGCCTGGAGCAGGCTGGCATCAAGCCTTCGGACGTTGACGTGGTGGCGATTCCCTTTGCCCCCATCAGCTTGTTCGGCAAGGCCCGCTGGCACTATGCCAAGCGCTACTGGTACGCCCCGGATCGTGCCCTCGACGCGCTGCTGATGGGTAACCGCCGCTACAAGCGCTACCGCAACAAGATCGTCTGGTGCCTGGAGCAACTGGGCTTCGACCCGAAAAAGATCAAGATCGAGCCGGTGGAGCACCACCTGGCGCACGCTTCCAGTGCCTACCACTGCTCGGGTTTCAAGGAAAAAACCGCGATCCTGGGTATCGACGGCAAGGGCGAGTACGCCACCACGTTCTTCGGCTACGGCGAAAACGGCAAGATCCACAAGATCAAGGAGTTCTTCGACCCGGATTCCCTGGGCGGCCTGTACGGCGCCATCACCGAATTCCTGGGCTTCGAGATGCTGGATGGCGAGTTCAAGGTCATGGGCATGGCGCCGTATGGCGACGCCAGCAAGTATGACTTCTCGCGCCTGGCCAGCTTTGAGAACGGCGAGTTGGTGATCAACACCGACTACGCCAACGTCATCGGCCTGCGCCGTTATAAAGAGAAAGGCAAGGGTTTCTACTTCTCGCCCAAGCTGATCGAATGGCTGGGCCCGAAACGCGAAGGCGACATCGCCGACGAGCCGTACATTCACTACGCGGCCAGCATGCAGGCGCTGTTCGAGAAGCTGGCGTTGCAGATGATCGATTACTACCTGGGCGACGTGCTCAAGGAAAGCGGCAAGCTGGCGTTCGCCGGCGGTTGCGCCCTGAACGTCAAGCTGAACCAGAAGATCATCGCGCGCAACGACGTGAAGGAACTGTTCGTGCAGCCTGCGTCGGGCGATGCCGGTACCGCGGTGGGCGCTGCTGCCTACGTGTCCCACGCCCGTGGCGTGCCGGTGGAAAAGATGGAGCACGTCTACCTCGGCCCAGCGTACAGCAACGAAGACGTGATCGCCGCCTGTGCCCGCCACCCCAGCAAGCCAACGTTCCGCAAGCTGGAAAACATGCCCGAGAGCATTGCCAGGATCATGGTCGACGGCAACCCGGTGGCCTGGTTCCAGGGCCGCATGGAATTCGGCCCGCGTGCGCTGGGCGGTCGTTCGATCATCGGTTGCCCAAGCGTCGAAGGCGTGGCTGACCGCATCAACCACCAGATCAAGTTCCGCGAGCGCTGGAGGCCTTTCTGCCCGTCGATGCTCGACACCGTGGCCCCGCAGATGATCAAGATCGATCACCCGGCCCCCTTCATGACCTTCACTTTCGAAGTGGCTGAAGAGTGGAAGACCCGCGTGCCGGAAGTGGTGCACGAGGACGGTACGTCTCGCGCCCAGGTGCTCAAGCGCGAATACAACCCGCGCTATTACGACATGATGAAGGCCCTCGAGGACCTGACCGGCAACGGTGTGTCACTGAACACCTCGCTCAACCGCCGTGGCGAGCCGATGATCTGCTCGCCTACCGACGCCCTGAACATGTTCTTCGGTTCCGATCTGCAATACCTGATCATGGAAGACATCCTGGTGGTCAAAGACGGCGCGAACGCTTATGACACGCTCGGCTGA